ATGTTGTCACAGCACTCGTGATTTAGCCGCATCATATTTTgtgacgttagctagctaggttAGCTAGTTGTACACCGATGTATAATTGTAGCGAAAGGTGGTGTACAATGTGGCGAACAGCTTAAATTATTAATAGAGAACCACTTATTAGTTCTTCCCTTTTGCTGTGTCAtctgagctagctagctaacaccgagctagcaagctaacgtaGCCGGCTAGCAAGCTACCGTTACTACATATTTAGCTAGCGGCTCAATAACAATTTAATATTTAGGTCGTTGACTGGTCAACAATGGCAGACCGAAAACGGGGGAATGAAACTGGGTTAAGAACGCTTGTTGATAGTTAGGGGTCAAAAGTAAACATGTGTTTTCACAGATGACCTAATCtggcattctttttttttttacagtaccaAAAATGATGATCTTTCCACCGCGATCCTGAAACAGAAAAGCAGACCTAACAGACTGATTGTCGATGAGTCAATCAACGAGGACAACAGcgtggtctccctctctcaggttaGATATTTAATGGAATGGTTCTTAACAAAACATCTTTCACTTTTGGTTTGCTTCTGTGGAAAGCACCTATATCAACAAGGCAAGTATGCCATGGCTGTGAACCAAAACCAtaacattgtgtgtttgtttgtgtctgtgtatattagGCTAAAATGGATGAGCTGCAGCTGTTCCGTGGCGACACTGTGTTGATgaaggggaagaagaggagggagaccgTGTGCATCGTCCTGTCTGATGACACCTGCTCCGACGAGAAGGTGCGCATGAACAGGGTGGTCCGCAACAACCTGAGGGTCCGCCTTGGTGACGTCATCAGGTGAGAACCaaataaacacaacacacagacacacacttctctgtacatacacaacacacaccctcctcctttGTAAATAAACTCGGCACACAGCTTTATCCTTGGTAAGCTTTTATCTGGGTCTAGTAACCCAGGATCACTGCCTTTACTGTGGGCAGTGCTGTACCAAAAAGCTGGTCACGAGAGAGTGGTTactgagtgtgtctctgtgtgctgcAGTATCCAGCCATGTCCAGATGTGAAGTACGGGAAGAGGATCCACGTTCTCCCCATCGACGACACCGTGGAGGGCATCACTGGAAACCTGTTTGAGGTCTATCTCAAGCCCTACTTCCTTGAAGCCTACCGGCCCATTCGCAAGGGTGAGCGTCACACGCATAGGCcgcgcacgcacagacacagaaccttcccaccaccctcacacacatatacacaaccctcccccacacacacatacgcatgtaCAGAGGGCTTAGTTATTAACCAAGCTCTCCTGACTAGCAGTAGAATGAATGGTTTTCCTCATTTGCATATCCTTCCTGCGAAGGCGACATCTTCCTGGTGAGGGGGGGCATGCGAGCCGTGGAGTTCAAGGTGGTCGAGACTGACCCCTCCCCCTACTGCATCGTCGCGCCGGACACCGTCATCCACTGCGAGGGAGAGCCAATCaggagagaggtgggtaaacGGCCCAGCGAATGACAAGACACAAACAAACGGGCAGCGTTCCAAACCCCTTGTCCGTGTCTGGGTTGACTGTGCGCAGGACGAGGAGGAGTCTCTGAACGAGGTGGGCTACGACGACATCGGGGGCGTGAGGAAACAGCTGGCCCAGATCAAGGAGATGGTGGAGCTGCCGCTCAGACACCCTGGGCTGTTCAAGGCCATCGGAGTCAAGGTGGgactcgcacacatacacacacacccttgaagGCACAGATCAACATGTCGTCGCTGAGAGTAGATGTTTATTGATTAGTAGATGACAACGCATGGGATCTTACCAGTAAGACTTTAACTTTTTGGGAGCAGCACTGCTGTCTGTTTCCGCCAGAGGTAAATGGATGTAAATGGTGTTCACCTCCCCCTAGCCCCCTCGAGGTATCCTGCTGTATGGACCCCCTGGTACAGGAAAGACCTTGATCGCCCGGGCGGTGGCCAACGAGACCGgagccttcttcttcctcatcaACGGTGAGAGACGCTGCAGAACCCTGTCTGCTTTAGAATGCTGTCTGTTTAAGAACCGTGTTTCTCTAGAACCCTGTATGTCGAGAACCCTGTGTATTTCTAGAACCCTGTGTGGTCGCTAGACCTCAGCTGCTGTCGCTATTCTTAGAGGATGTGTCGCAGCGCTAGTGGAGGTCAGGGATTCAACCCAGGACAAGGGGACGCTCTCAGCCCTGAGACGGCAGGACCAGGTCTGGTTTCAGGACGGGTCTGATTGGTCATGACTGCCGTGTTTCCCCAGGCCCTGAGATCATGAGCAAGCTGgctggagagagcgagagcaaccTGAGGAAGGCCTTCGAGGAGGCCGAAAAGAACGCCCCCGCCATCATCTTCATCGACGAGCTGGACGCCATCGCTcccaagagagagaaggtgaggagggagggagagggaggcaggtgtGAAGGAATCTTAACCTGGATAGCAGTGGAACGTTGTTTAGCTAGtatgttaaagtgtgtgtgtgtgtagacccacggggaggtggagaggcgtATCGTGTCCCAGCTGCTGACCCTGATGGACGGCCTGAAGCAGAGGGCTCACGTCATCGTCATGGCAGCCACCAACAGACCCAACAGCATCGACCCCGCCCTCAGGAGATTTGGTTAGACCCTCACATTCATACTCAAACACATTTTCACAATGCCATTCGTGCTTTATATGATGGTCTGAGTCTTTCTGGTTTAGTGTGTGTTGCCCAAAGCGTATGTGTTATTcttagcgtgtgtgcgtgtgttgttgttgttcagggCGGTTTGACAGGGAGGTGGACATTGGCATCCCAGACGCCACAGGCAGACTGGAGATCATGCAGATCCACACCAAGAACATGAAGCTGGCTGACGACGTGGACCtggagcaggtacacacacacacctatcagtCCTGTTCCTCTGGAATATAAATAGCCTCAAATGCCATGCCGTGTAGCAGTACCAGCCTACCTGAGTCAAACTGGTAGAACACTTCCAGTTTGACATTTAACTACAGGTACATGGGGTGTTATTAACCCTGCACCTCTagcacagtggttctcaaccctggtcctcaaggaccccctgctccaacacacctgattcaaatgaatgggtcgttatctagttatgcagaagcctgttaacgaccattcatttgaatcaggtgtgttggagcagggaaacatctaaaacgtgcAGGTCAGGGGgtccttgaggaccagggttgagaaccactgtgctagcagacagacacacagacacacacactattaatcATTCCCCATGTGGGCGCTTTAATCAAAAGCAACATACACATAGGAAATACAGGAATCAAGGATCATAAGTGCCCAGTTCTAACAGTATCTCGGTGTTCAACGTCAAgggaacggtctgtatttaccaggcaccTGTACTCATGGATGTGTCACCACGGTAACGGCCGGCGTCTGCGTTCTCAGGTGGCCAACGAGACCCACGGCCACGTGGGCGCCGACCTGGCGGCACTGTGCTCCGAGGCGGCGCTGCAGGCCATCAGGAAGAAGATGGACCTGATCGACCTGGAGGATGAGACCATCGACGCCGAGGTCATGAACTCCCTGGCCGTCACCATGGACGACTTCAGGGTGAGAGCCACAACAGCCCCTGTACCGGGGTCCAGATCTCCTGCCTGGAGTGGAGCTTAGCCCCATGACATGTTTTCCTTCTGGAGGAGGCTAGGatgtaatgactgtgtgtgtgtgtctccagtgggCGCTGAGCCAGAGCAACCCATCAGCTCTGAGGGAGACGGTGGTGGAGGTGCCCAACATCTCCTGGGAGGACATCGGAGGGCTGGACGACGTCAAGAGAGAGCTGCAGGAGCTGGTCCAggtagagctctctctctcacacactctgtcacacactcattctctctcacgcccgactcacccccctctcttcccccagtACCCAGTGGAGCACCCCGACAAGTTCCTGAAGTTCGGCATGACCCCGTCCAAGGGCGTGCTGTTCTACGGCCCCCCCGGCTGCGGCAAGACCCTG
Above is a genomic segment from Osmerus mordax isolate fOsmMor3 chromosome 24, fOsmMor3.pri, whole genome shotgun sequence containing:
- the vcp gene encoding transitional endoplasmic reticulum ATPase: MASAADTKNDDLSTAILKQKSRPNRLIVDESINEDNSVVSLSQAKMDELQLFRGDTVLMKGKKRRETVCIVLSDDTCSDEKVRMNRVVRNNLRVRLGDVISIQPCPDVKYGKRIHVLPIDDTVEGITGNLFEVYLKPYFLEAYRPIRKGDIFLVRGGMRAVEFKVVETDPSPYCIVAPDTVIHCEGEPIRREDEEESLNEVGYDDIGGVRKQLAQIKEMVELPLRHPGLFKAIGVKPPRGILLYGPPGTGKTLIARAVANETGAFFFLINGPEIMSKLAGESESNLRKAFEEAEKNAPAIIFIDELDAIAPKREKTHGEVERRIVSQLLTLMDGLKQRAHVIVMAATNRPNSIDPALRRFGRFDREVDIGIPDATGRLEIMQIHTKNMKLADDVDLEQVANETHGHVGADLAALCSEAALQAIRKKMDLIDLEDETIDAEVMNSLAVTMDDFRWALSQSNPSALRETVVEVPNISWEDIGGLDDVKRELQELVQYPVEHPDKFLKFGMTPSKGVLFYGPPGCGKTLLAKAIANECQANFISIKGPELLTMWFGESEANVREIFDKARQAAPCVLFFDELDSIAKARGGNVGDGGGAADRVINQILTEMDGMSSKKNVFIIGATNRPDIIDPAILRPGRLDQLIYIPLPDEKSRINILKANLRKSPIGKDVDLDFLAKMTNGFSGADLTEICQRACKLAIRESIENEIRRERERQTNPSAMEVEEDDPVPEIRKDHFEEAMRFARRSVSDNDIRKYEMFAQTLQQSRGFGSFRFPTSTAGGSGPSQGTGGNSGGPVFNEDNDDDLYG